A window of Rufibacter sp. LB8 contains these coding sequences:
- a CDS encoding AAA family ATPase codes for MPTLLDAFDSYNDFNRSAYYILCFNTLPSNLTLEIPLKETKANMELAVATLDVEKLQLKPIFKNWRTEDDKDADVAQDYPFQYLFKSDALKLLIWISLNNNELYMDLHYDAETQELEQQVLALNHTFREKFGEKKAPTFKVLTHNDRFFSTEDVKCEFLQVDVAALYNDDFLEIHSLIEASLEQEKSGLILLHGAPGTGKTSYIKSLISKHPNSTFIFIQNEFVQDLLKPDFISFLLKNRNAILVIEDAEKVITTRESVQENSVVSTILQLTDGLFSDFLNIKVICTFNTTLDKVDKALLRKGRLIANYEFKPLEAKKATRLLETLGHQTPDTDLALADIFNFQEKAFTEASNKKKIGF; via the coding sequence ATGCCTACGCTTTTAGATGCCTTTGACAGCTACAATGATTTTAACCGGTCGGCGTACTACATTCTCTGTTTCAACACCTTGCCGTCTAACCTCACCCTGGAGATTCCTTTAAAAGAAACCAAAGCCAACATGGAACTGGCCGTGGCCACTCTGGACGTGGAGAAACTGCAGCTCAAGCCCATCTTCAAAAACTGGCGCACTGAGGATGACAAAGACGCAGATGTGGCCCAGGATTATCCGTTTCAGTATTTGTTCAAGAGCGATGCCTTGAAGCTGCTGATCTGGATTTCCCTGAACAACAATGAACTGTACATGGACCTCCATTATGACGCTGAAACGCAGGAACTGGAGCAGCAGGTCCTGGCCCTGAACCATACGTTTAGGGAGAAGTTCGGGGAGAAAAAGGCGCCCACCTTTAAAGTGCTCACGCACAATGACCGTTTTTTCAGCACCGAAGACGTGAAGTGCGAATTTCTGCAGGTAGACGTGGCCGCCTTGTACAACGACGATTTCCTGGAGATCCACAGCCTGATTGAAGCCTCGCTGGAGCAGGAGAAATCTGGCCTGATCTTGTTGCACGGCGCGCCCGGCACCGGCAAGACCTCTTACATCAAAAGCCTTATCTCCAAGCACCCCAACAGCACGTTTATCTTTATCCAGAACGAGTTTGTGCAGGACCTGCTCAAACCCGACTTTATTTCTTTTCTGCTCAAAAACCGCAACGCCATTCTGGTGATTGAAGACGCCGAGAAAGTGATCACCACCCGCGAAAGCGTGCAGGAGAACTCAGTGGTTTCCACCATTCTGCAACTCACAGACGGCCTGTTCTCAGATTTCCTGAACATCAAGGTCATCTGCACCTTCAACACCACCCTTGACAAAGTAGACAAAGCCCTGCTGCGCAAAGGCCGGCTAATTGCCAACTATGAGTTCAAACCGCTGGAAGCCAAAAAAGCCACCCGCCTGCTGGAGACCTTGGGCCACCAAACCCCAGACACAGACCTTGCCCTGGCCGATATCTTCAACTTCCAGGAGAAGGCCTTTACCGAAGCAAGCAACAAAAAGAAGATTGGGTTCTGA
- a CDS encoding outer membrane beta-barrel protein, translated as MKKLLFTLVLFSCFLVSAQAQTEKGTKLIGGTGTLHFDTEGAQDDVFFMATPRLGYFAGNNFAIGASLPFLYNTSTYGSVTSIGLAPFVRGYFGASATKFFLEGRAGVTRENYETEGGFMYSDAETSRTVQFFGVGAGLAQFINEHVGLEILLSYDKSDEASFRFETNKLNGLNLNIGFQIHLPRKK; from the coding sequence ATGAAAAAATTATTGTTTACGCTTGTCCTGTTTTCTTGCTTTTTAGTTTCTGCCCAAGCCCAAACAGAAAAAGGCACCAAGCTTATTGGCGGCACAGGCACGCTGCATTTTGACACAGAGGGCGCACAAGATGACGTCTTTTTTATGGCAACGCCCCGCCTTGGTTATTTTGCGGGGAATAATTTTGCCATAGGAGCCAGCCTTCCTTTTCTATATAATACTTCCACCTACGGCTCTGTCACCAGCATTGGGCTTGCCCCGTTTGTAAGAGGATATTTTGGCGCTTCAGCCACCAAGTTTTTTCTGGAAGGCCGGGCCGGGGTTACTAGAGAAAACTACGAAACAGAAGGTGGTTTCATGTATTCTGATGCTGAGACCTCCAGAACGGTCCAGTTCTTTGGGGTAGGTGCAGGACTGGCTCAATTCATAAATGAACACGTGGGCCTTGAAATCCTGCTATCGTATGATAAGTCAGACGAAGCATCTTTCCGTTTTGAAACGAATAAATTAAACGGCCTTAACCTGAACATAGGTTTCCAGATACACCTACCCCGCAAGAAGTAA
- a CDS encoding VOC family protein, giving the protein MDIQINPSQKITPFLWFNGRAEEAMGFYTSIFQDSYIKSMQHMGPVDPNQSGSMVTGTFVLAGQEFMALDGGPMYQFTPALSFFVNCQDQAEVDELWEKLSAGGREDRCGWLQDKFGVSWQIIPEALGRLLHGSDRQAAGRVLQAMLKMQKIDVAALERAYAGES; this is encoded by the coding sequence ATGGACATTCAAATCAACCCCAGCCAGAAGATTACCCCGTTCCTATGGTTCAACGGCCGCGCCGAGGAGGCCATGGGCTTCTACACGTCCATCTTCCAAGACTCCTACATCAAGAGCATGCAGCACATGGGCCCCGTTGACCCCAACCAGTCTGGTTCTATGGTCACAGGTACGTTTGTGCTGGCGGGTCAGGAATTCATGGCGCTGGACGGCGGGCCGATGTACCAATTCACCCCGGCGCTATCGTTTTTTGTCAATTGCCAAGACCAAGCCGAGGTAGACGAACTCTGGGAAAAACTTTCTGCCGGTGGCCGCGAAGACCGGTGCGGGTGGCTGCAAGACAAATTTGGGGTTTCCTGGCAGATTATTCCGGAGGCGCTGGGTCGCCTGCTACACGGCTCTGACCGCCAGGCCGCCGGACGCGTGCTGCAGGCTATGCTCAAAATGCAAAAGATAGACGTGGCCGCATTGGAGCGCGCGTACGCCGGAGAAAGCTAA
- a CDS encoding N-acetylmuramoyl-L-alanine amidase, with protein MKTTILHSFLKAGVALCLVLCTLTVQGQVIVIDPGHGYNATGGNPDTRTETEIVTALEVGLKLKDQLNSECSNYTVRMTRSTRNGWISLAQRRELSNSWNADRFLSIHCNAGGGTGTETFWCNRTTPNQTTSAQFSQEVQNRMAADGSWASRRSVEDLGYLTYHLGVLNGNNAVGVLSEIGFVDRATDAAKLLDDAWRDKFAAAYVKAIKTSLGVTCTQAPPNYTQIEAENYATMAGVDKQTCLDTGGGENIHNIATGDWAAYSNVSFPATGAYTIQYRVASLSSTGIIKADLNEGATELGTINVPATGGPQTWTTISQTVNIATAGTYTLRLLAAEGGWNLNWIRIIKQDDVVTGIEDGDLAEDFDLYPNPADNSLSVRFTGRAASANVLNTVGQKVLSLPAVKSGEPIDISSLKSGVYMLDLVIDGKKVIKRFIKR; from the coding sequence ATGAAAACAACTATACTACATTCCTTTTTGAAAGCAGGAGTCGCCCTTTGCCTGGTTCTCTGTACGCTTACCGTGCAAGGCCAGGTGATTGTCATTGACCCGGGACATGGCTACAACGCCACCGGCGGCAACCCAGACACCCGCACCGAAACCGAGATAGTGACCGCCCTGGAAGTGGGACTGAAGCTGAAAGACCAGTTAAACAGCGAGTGTTCCAACTATACCGTAAGAATGACCAGATCCACCCGCAACGGCTGGATTTCCTTGGCCCAGCGCCGGGAACTTTCTAACAGCTGGAATGCAGACCGGTTCCTGAGCATTCACTGCAACGCCGGCGGCGGAACCGGAACAGAAACTTTCTGGTGCAACAGAACCACCCCCAACCAAACTACCAGTGCACAGTTTTCACAAGAAGTACAGAACCGCATGGCGGCAGACGGCAGTTGGGCCAGCCGCCGTTCAGTGGAAGACCTTGGCTACCTTACCTATCACTTAGGGGTGTTGAATGGCAACAATGCAGTGGGCGTATTAAGCGAGATTGGCTTTGTGGACAGAGCCACTGATGCCGCCAAACTCCTGGACGATGCCTGGCGAGACAAGTTTGCCGCCGCCTACGTGAAAGCCATTAAAACCAGCCTTGGCGTAACGTGTACCCAAGCTCCACCTAATTACACACAGATAGAAGCCGAAAACTACGCTACCATGGCGGGTGTAGACAAGCAAACCTGTTTAGACACAGGTGGCGGGGAGAACATTCACAACATTGCCACCGGCGACTGGGCCGCTTACAGCAACGTGAGTTTCCCAGCCACGGGCGCGTACACCATTCAATACCGCGTGGCCAGCCTCAGCAGCACCGGCATCATCAAAGCTGACCTGAACGAAGGCGCCACTGAGCTGGGGACTATCAACGTGCCAGCCACGGGTGGACCGCAGACCTGGACCACCATTTCGCAAACCGTGAACATAGCCACCGCGGGCACCTATACCTTGCGTTTACTAGCCGCGGAAGGTGGCTGGAACCTCAACTGGATCAGAATCATCAAGCAAGACGATGTGGTGACCGGCATAGAAGATGGTGATTTGGCCGAGGACTTTGACCTTTACCCGAACCCCGCCGATAACAGCCTGTCTGTAAGGTTTACCGGAAGAGCGGCCAGCGCCAACGTACTCAACACAGTGGGGCAGAAAGTACTGAGCCTGCCAGCGGTGAAGAGCGGCGAACCCATTGACATCTCCTCGCTCAAAAGCGGCGTCTACATGCTTGACCTGGTGATTGACGGCAAGAAAGTCATCAAGCGGTTCATCAAACGTTAA
- a CDS encoding PD40 domain-containing protein, which translates to MIFKKAFSCVACLSLTLGSVSLQAQAQVKAPALQNIREVASGTSEYSSPVWSPDGQKLLFTDHHNDALYIKDMAGNGSVKKIKSGQGIGYKARWTADGKGIVFYEKQTSSAGARSLVEKSIDVAGGRERVLSENTSKQANRTFSARKKSSIQVYINSETLKLEAKDGNGKPWVITKEEGQFYSPLVSPDGKSVIVNEGANMYLYSINGNGKRKNLGMGLPSSWLPDGSGILTFEDESKDGHSISGSELYFVAVSNGAKTKLTNTPDRIEMWADVSPDGKKVAFSDEKSGKIYVADLKLKK; encoded by the coding sequence ATGATTTTTAAGAAAGCATTCAGTTGTGTAGCCTGCCTGAGTTTGACCTTAGGTAGTGTTAGCCTACAGGCCCAGGCGCAGGTCAAAGCGCCTGCGTTGCAGAACATCAGAGAAGTAGCCTCGGGCACCAGCGAGTACAGCAGCCCGGTATGGTCGCCAGACGGACAGAAACTCCTGTTCACTGACCACCACAACGACGCGCTCTACATCAAAGATATGGCCGGGAACGGCAGCGTGAAAAAAATTAAAAGCGGCCAGGGCATTGGTTACAAAGCCCGCTGGACCGCAGACGGCAAGGGCATAGTCTTCTATGAAAAACAGACGTCTTCTGCCGGGGCCAGGTCTTTGGTAGAGAAAAGCATTGACGTAGCGGGCGGCAGGGAGCGCGTTTTGTCAGAAAATACATCCAAGCAAGCCAACCGTACCTTCAGTGCCCGGAAAAAGTCCAGCATCCAGGTGTACATCAACTCAGAAACTCTTAAGCTGGAGGCCAAAGACGGAAACGGCAAGCCCTGGGTTATCACCAAGGAAGAAGGCCAGTTCTACAGCCCCCTAGTGTCGCCAGACGGGAAATCAGTTATTGTGAATGAAGGCGCCAACATGTATTTGTATTCCATCAATGGCAACGGTAAGCGTAAAAACCTGGGCATGGGCCTGCCCAGCAGCTGGCTCCCAGACGGCAGCGGCATCCTCACCTTTGAGGACGAAAGCAAAGACGGTCACTCCATCTCCGGCTCAGAGCTTTATTTTGTGGCTGTCAGCAACGGCGCCAAGACCAAGCTCACCAACACCCCAGACAGAATTGAGATGTGGGCAGACGTGTCGCCAGACGGCAAGAAAGTTGCTTTCTCTGATGAGAAGTCAGGCAAGATCTACGTGGCAGATTTAAAACTCAAAAAGTAG
- a CDS encoding zinc-dependent peptidase, giving the protein MTGLVALAVVVLVVCAFFYQWATRKTRRRKAVLATDFPAEWRKVLTDRVGFYHTLTTDQDKHRFEKMIQLFLSEKRITGIDVVIDDTTKVLVGASAIIPIFRLEDWEYQNLGEVLIFPGSLERFKDPDNEAVSEVLGRVNPFQNDHYVTLSKPALERGFNDMADRQNVGIHEFAHMLDQADGEIDGTPEAYLPDELVQPWKELVDRKIKEIKRGQSDINPYGATNEAEFFAVTTEYFFEKPIQLAQKHPRLYGMLQKIFRQNPKRRFSLNFRELLNPYGKRLGRNEPCPCRSGEKYKNCCLLKKTAA; this is encoded by the coding sequence ATGACAGGATTGGTTGCGTTGGCCGTGGTGGTGTTGGTGGTATGTGCGTTTTTTTACCAATGGGCCACGCGCAAAACCCGCCGGAGAAAAGCCGTGCTGGCCACCGATTTTCCCGCTGAGTGGCGCAAGGTGCTCACAGACCGCGTGGGCTTCTACCACACCTTGACTACTGACCAAGACAAGCACCGCTTTGAGAAAATGATCCAGCTGTTCTTATCTGAGAAGCGCATTACGGGCATTGACGTGGTCATTGATGACACCACCAAAGTGCTGGTGGGGGCCAGCGCCATTATCCCCATTTTTAGGTTAGAAGACTGGGAATACCAGAACCTGGGCGAGGTCTTGATTTTCCCCGGCAGCCTGGAGCGGTTCAAAGACCCTGACAACGAGGCCGTGTCTGAGGTGCTGGGCCGCGTGAACCCGTTCCAGAACGACCATTACGTAACCCTTTCCAAACCTGCCCTGGAGCGCGGTTTCAATGACATGGCCGATAGGCAAAATGTGGGAATACATGAGTTCGCGCACATGCTGGACCAGGCAGACGGCGAGATTGACGGCACCCCCGAAGCTTACCTGCCAGATGAACTGGTGCAGCCCTGGAAAGAACTGGTAGACCGAAAAATAAAGGAAATCAAGCGTGGACAGTCTGACATAAACCCGTACGGGGCCACCAATGAGGCCGAATTCTTTGCCGTTACCACAGAGTACTTCTTTGAAAAACCCATACAACTAGCTCAAAAGCACCCTCGGCTCTACGGCATGCTGCAGAAGATCTTCAGGCAAAATCCCAAGCGCAGGTTTAGCCTTAATTTCAGGGAACTGCTTAACCCCTACGGCAAGCGCCTGGGCCGTAATGAACCGTGCCCCTGCCGTAGTGGCGAAAAGTACAAGAACTGCTGTCTGTTGAAGAAAACGGCGGCGTGA
- a CDS encoding dihydrofolate reductase family protein, which translates to MSRKVVLYIAMSLDGYIAKEDDTLDFLSLVERPGEDFGYADFQQTVDTLIWGRRTYDKVLSFGETQYLHRDKKVYVLSRQKTGQEGHVEFYGGNLKELITTLKQQPGKDIYCDGGGEVVAALLQEHLLDRVIVSIIPHLLGSGIRLFKDGRPEQYLSLKKTLTFPSSGLVQLWYDCAPALASKEQA; encoded by the coding sequence ATGTCTAGAAAAGTAGTACTGTACATTGCCATGAGCCTGGACGGCTACATTGCCAAAGAAGACGATACCCTGGATTTCCTGAGTTTGGTGGAACGCCCCGGGGAGGACTTCGGCTACGCCGATTTCCAGCAGACCGTGGACACCCTTATCTGGGGCCGAAGAACCTATGATAAAGTCCTGAGTTTTGGCGAAACCCAATATCTGCACCGAGACAAGAAAGTGTACGTGCTCTCGCGCCAAAAAACCGGGCAGGAAGGCCACGTGGAATTTTACGGCGGTAACCTGAAAGAACTGATCACCACGCTCAAGCAACAGCCCGGCAAAGACATTTACTGTGACGGCGGCGGCGAGGTAGTGGCAGCCCTCCTGCAGGAACACCTCCTGGACCGCGTGATTGTCTCCATCATTCCGCACCTGCTGGGCAGCGGCATACGCCTGTTCAAAGACGGTCGACCGGAACAGTATCTGAGCCTCAAGAAAACCTTGACGTTTCCGTCTAGTGGCCTGGTGCAGCTGTGGTACGACTGCGCGCCGGCCCTTGCCTCCAAAGAGCAGGCCTAA
- a CDS encoding DUF1801 domain-containing protein produces the protein MQSTATSPQEYLETLPEDRKPAMEKLRETILANLPAGFAEEMSYGMLGYVVPHSLYPAGYHCDPELPLPFISLASQKNFIALYHMGIYADPQLLEWFTTEYPKHSKTKLDMGKSCIRFKKPDQIPFSLLGELVSKMTPAQWIDLYEEKLKK, from the coding sequence ATGCAATCTACCGCTACCAGTCCGCAAGAATACCTGGAAACCTTGCCCGAGGACCGCAAGCCGGCCATGGAAAAACTCAGGGAGACTATTCTGGCTAACTTACCTGCTGGTTTTGCAGAGGAGATGAGCTACGGCATGTTGGGCTACGTGGTGCCGCACTCGCTGTATCCGGCGGGCTATCATTGCGACCCTGAACTGCCCTTGCCGTTTATCAGCCTTGCGTCGCAGAAGAACTTCATTGCGCTTTACCACATGGGCATTTACGCAGATCCGCAACTGCTGGAATGGTTCACCACGGAGTACCCAAAGCACAGCAAAACCAAGCTGGACATGGGCAAAAGCTGCATCCGGTTCAAGAAGCCAGACCAGATTCCGTTTTCCTTGCTGGGCGAATTGGTTTCTAAGATGACGCCGGCGCAGTGGATTGACCTGTATGAAGAGAAACTGAAGAAGTAA
- a CDS encoding GbsR/MarR family transcriptional regulator, with product MELAEAKQRFIEAWGKLGSEWGINRTMAQVHALLLISPEALTTEQVMEQLQISRGNANMTLRDLINWGLIEKQHRSGERKEYFFAEKDVWTIARQVAKERKRRELEPVLKLLQQLETVEGDENDPEFKTFKTSVTDINKLASNVDKTMETMLKAEENWFFGSILKLLK from the coding sequence ATGGAGTTAGCAGAGGCAAAGCAGCGGTTTATTGAGGCCTGGGGCAAACTGGGCTCTGAGTGGGGCATCAACCGCACCATGGCGCAGGTGCACGCGCTCTTGCTGATTTCGCCGGAGGCCCTGACCACCGAGCAAGTGATGGAGCAACTGCAGATCTCGCGCGGCAACGCCAACATGACGCTCCGCGATTTGATCAACTGGGGCCTCATTGAGAAGCAGCACCGCAGCGGCGAACGCAAGGAATATTTCTTTGCCGAGAAAGACGTCTGGACCATCGCGCGCCAGGTGGCCAAGGAACGCAAGCGCCGCGAGCTGGAGCCGGTGCTCAAACTCCTGCAACAATTAGAAACCGTGGAAGGCGACGAAAACGATCCTGAATTCAAAACCTTCAAAACCTCCGTGACCGACATCAACAAGCTGGCCTCTAACGTGGACAAAACCATGGAGACCATGCTGAAAGCCGAGGAGAACTGGTTCTTCGGGTCTATTTTGAAGCTACTCAAGTAG
- a CDS encoding TIGR01777 family oxidoreductase codes for MAKIILAGGNGFIGRFLAQHFTGKGDNVIVLTRKPTSEPTAAKQVYWDAATANGDWVQHLENADVLINLTGKSVNCRYTAKNKREIIASRVNATDALGQAIRQVQHPPKLWINAASATIYRHAIDGPQDELTGEIGTGFSVDVCTKWENAFYSQHTPATLAPDGGVMPYYRNLARFGLGGRQGNGLQCFSWIHAQDVIHSIEFLMQHEELEGDFNLASPKPIPNHYFMTTIRQALRIKFGLRARKWMLKIGAFLLGTETELLLKSRWVVPARLLEAGYTFKVQTIEEAVKLCLPAPVLGHVSEMEPKNARFPRYQPSV; via the coding sequence ATGGCGAAGATCATTTTAGCGGGCGGCAACGGCTTCATCGGTCGGTTTCTGGCCCAGCATTTCACCGGCAAAGGCGATAACGTCATCGTACTCACCAGAAAACCTACGTCTGAACCTACCGCGGCCAAACAAGTGTACTGGGACGCCGCCACCGCCAACGGAGACTGGGTGCAGCACCTGGAGAACGCTGACGTGCTCATCAACCTCACCGGCAAAAGCGTGAACTGCCGTTACACCGCCAAAAACAAACGCGAAATCATAGCCTCCAGAGTCAACGCCACTGACGCGCTGGGCCAGGCTATCAGGCAGGTCCAGCACCCGCCCAAACTCTGGATCAACGCTGCCTCGGCCACCATTTACCGCCATGCCATAGACGGTCCGCAAGATGAACTCACCGGCGAGATTGGCACCGGCTTTTCTGTGGATGTCTGCACCAAATGGGAGAACGCGTTTTACAGCCAACACACGCCCGCCACGTTGGCCCCAGACGGTGGCGTGATGCCGTATTACCGCAACCTGGCGCGCTTTGGGTTGGGCGGACGACAAGGCAACGGTCTGCAATGCTTCAGCTGGATTCATGCCCAGGACGTGATCCACAGCATTGAGTTCCTGATGCAGCATGAAGAACTGGAAGGCGATTTCAACCTGGCTTCGCCCAAACCCATTCCCAACCACTATTTCATGACTACCATTAGGCAGGCCTTGCGAATAAAATTTGGCCTAAGGGCAAGAAAATGGATGCTGAAGATTGGCGCGTTCCTGCTGGGCACCGAGACCGAGCTGCTCCTGAAAAGCCGCTGGGTGGTGCCTGCGCGGCTGCTAGAAGCTGGTTATACTTTCAAAGTGCAAACCATAGAAGAAGCCGTGAAATTGTGTCTGCCTGCGCCTGTTTTAGGCCACGTTTCAGAAATGGAGCCCAAAAACGCCCGGTTTCCGCGGTATCAGCCAAGTGTGTGA
- a CDS encoding YqjF family protein gives MNQKKNFLTAEWRKLIMANYAIDPSLLLPYLPANTQLDLWNGACYVSLIGFLFTNTKIKGVKVPFHSTFEEVNLRFYVTYNDHGTVRRGVVFLKEIVPKPAITLVANTFYGEHYQTLPMAHSWQQHGKTLEVAYRFKQQNWQELSVTAQLPSHAIAPGSEAEFITEHYWGYTKRKNGRVSGYEVAHPVWDTYPVLDYAIEVDFGQLYGHEFEFLRQATPTSVFLAEGSAIEVKEGGFL, from the coding sequence ATGAACCAGAAAAAGAACTTCCTCACCGCCGAATGGCGCAAGCTGATCATGGCCAACTACGCCATTGATCCCAGCCTGCTCCTGCCCTATCTGCCGGCCAATACGCAACTAGACCTTTGGAACGGCGCCTGCTACGTAAGCCTGATTGGGTTTCTGTTCACCAACACCAAAATCAAAGGCGTGAAAGTGCCGTTCCATAGCACCTTTGAGGAAGTGAACCTGCGGTTTTATGTCACTTACAATGATCACGGAACTGTGCGGCGCGGCGTGGTTTTCCTGAAAGAGATTGTGCCCAAGCCCGCTATTACGCTGGTGGCCAACACCTTTTACGGCGAGCATTACCAGACCTTGCCCATGGCCCATAGCTGGCAGCAACACGGGAAAACGCTAGAGGTAGCCTACCGGTTCAAGCAACAGAACTGGCAGGAACTAAGTGTGACTGCCCAATTGCCGTCTCACGCCATTGCCCCTGGTTCAGAGGCCGAATTCATCACGGAGCATTACTGGGGCTACACCAAACGGAAAAACGGGCGGGTGTCTGGGTATGAGGTGGCGCACCCGGTCTGGGACACTTACCCGGTGCTAGACTACGCCATTGAGGTTGACTTTGGGCAACTGTACGGCCATGAGTTTGAGTTCTTGCGCCAAGCCACCCCTACCTCCGTTTTCCTGGCCGAAGGTTCTGCCATTGAAGTGAAAGAAGGCGGGTTTCTGTAA
- a CDS encoding ATP-binding protein encodes MSQINTDQQPVDSLGFMQGGGEMGAMMRAYNWETHPLGSPAHWPQSLKANIRLLLHAEFPMFIWWSKNLYDFHNDPYTPALGNKHPTALGKAASEIWSEIWADIGGIVEQVMGGGQSFYAENLLLYLERKGFPEETYWTFSYSPAFDDQGQVAGVFCACTEVTNTILGQRRLATLKDIADAMAHIQTQEQVCQSASQVLSENQQDLPFSQIYLLTGNGRQAQRMGWSGTIGAQVPTVISLEKDQAATDAWPLWQVQETKRQVLLEDLTLYIGGSATNDHQGTSTSVALVPIFRPGHDQILGFFVAAVSPRLEFDTDYQNFFGLLAGQIATSIASVQAREEMARQQEELVNLFEQAPVAICIMLGENYVVELANPGICELWGKKPEDVMGKPVLEALPEVRDQGIKELLDSVYTTGVPYVNTELPIKLMRNGQLETLYANFVYQPMRDRLGQITGVIAVATSVNEQVAARQEIETMNTELRAINADLDNFVYSASHDLKAPISNIEGLMETLVEHLPPQTQQLDIVQRVLSLMQASVGRFKRAVSDLTEVAKIQRGAEEDVASLRLAEVVQDVQLDFERDLQNTGAQVETHFDEGTTIRFSAKNARSIIYNLFSNALKYRSPDRTPEIRINAHATPDFVVLSVADNGLGIPAEDQDKVFSMFKRLHDHVEGTGIGLYIVKRIVENAGGKIELESELGKGSTFTVYFKR; translated from the coding sequence ATGTCACAGATAAATACAGACCAGCAACCCGTTGATTCATTGGGGTTCATGCAAGGCGGCGGCGAGATGGGAGCTATGATGCGCGCCTACAATTGGGAAACTCACCCGCTTGGGTCGCCGGCGCACTGGCCGCAAAGCCTTAAGGCTAACATCAGGTTGCTGCTGCACGCAGAGTTTCCCATGTTCATCTGGTGGTCTAAGAACTTGTATGACTTTCACAATGACCCCTACACCCCGGCCCTGGGCAACAAGCACCCAACGGCCCTGGGCAAGGCCGCCTCTGAGATCTGGTCTGAAATATGGGCAGATATAGGCGGAATTGTAGAGCAGGTAATGGGCGGCGGCCAGTCTTTCTACGCAGAGAACCTGCTGCTGTATCTGGAGCGCAAGGGCTTTCCGGAGGAAACTTACTGGACTTTCTCCTACAGCCCCGCCTTTGATGACCAGGGCCAGGTGGCCGGTGTTTTCTGCGCCTGTACAGAAGTGACCAACACCATTCTGGGCCAGCGCCGCCTGGCAACGTTAAAAGACATTGCCGATGCCATGGCCCACATTCAGACGCAGGAGCAAGTCTGCCAGTCGGCTAGCCAGGTGTTGAGCGAAAACCAGCAGGATTTACCTTTCAGCCAGATTTACCTGCTAACCGGGAACGGCCGACAAGCGCAACGCATGGGCTGGTCTGGGACCATAGGTGCCCAAGTGCCGACCGTTATTTCCCTGGAGAAAGACCAGGCAGCTACAGACGCCTGGCCGCTGTGGCAAGTGCAGGAAACAAAGCGCCAGGTGCTGCTGGAAGATTTGACCCTTTATATCGGCGGCTCAGCCACCAATGACCACCAAGGTACTTCTACCAGCGTGGCGCTGGTGCCCATCTTTAGGCCGGGGCATGACCAAATTCTGGGTTTCTTTGTGGCGGCGGTGAGCCCTAGGTTGGAGTTCGACACAGATTATCAAAATTTCTTCGGGTTACTGGCCGGGCAGATAGCCACCTCCATTGCCAGCGTACAGGCCCGCGAGGAAATGGCGCGCCAGCAAGAAGAACTGGTCAACCTGTTTGAGCAGGCTCCCGTGGCCATCTGCATTATGCTGGGCGAAAACTACGTGGTGGAACTGGCCAACCCGGGCATCTGTGAACTCTGGGGCAAGAAACCCGAAGACGTGATGGGCAAACCCGTGCTGGAGGCCCTGCCTGAAGTACGGGACCAGGGCATCAAAGAACTCCTGGACAGCGTGTACACCACCGGCGTGCCCTACGTGAACACTGAGTTACCCATCAAACTGATGCGCAACGGCCAACTGGAGACCCTGTACGCCAATTTTGTGTACCAGCCCATGCGTGACCGGTTGGGCCAGATCACCGGCGTGATTGCCGTGGCCACCAGCGTGAATGAGCAGGTAGCCGCCCGGCAAGAAATTGAAACCATGAACACCGAGCTGCGCGCCATCAACGCAGACCTGGACAACTTTGTGTACTCGGCCTCCCATGACTTAAAAGCGCCTATCTCCAACATTGAAGGCCTCATGGAAACCCTGGTGGAACATTTGCCGCCGCAGACCCAGCAGCTGGACATTGTGCAGCGGGTGCTGAGCCTCATGCAGGCCTCGGTGGGCAGATTCAAGCGCGCCGTCTCAGATTTAACTGAAGTAGCCAAAATACAGCGCGGCGCTGAGGAAGACGTGGCCTCTCTACGCCTGGCCGAAGTGGTGCAAGACGTACAGCTGGACTTTGAGCGGGACCTCCAGAACACAGGCGCGCAGGTAGAAACCCATTTTGACGAAGGCACCACCATCAGATTCTCGGCCAAGAACGCGCGCAGCATCATCTACAACCTGTTCAGCAACGCGCTTAAATACCGGTCCCCAGACAGAACGCCTGAGATCAGGATTAACGCCCATGCCACGCCAGATTTTGTGGTGCTCTCGGTGGCCGACAACGGCTTGGGCATTCCGGCGGAAGATCAGGACAAAGTGTTCTCCATGTTCAAGCGCCTGCATGACCACGTGGAAGGCACCGGCATTGGCCTCTACATTGTCAAGCGCATTGTAGAGAACGCCGGGGGCAAAATTGAACTGGAAAGCGAGCTAGGAAAAGGCTCTACGTTTACGGTGTACTTCAAGCGGTAA